A DNA window from Oenanthe melanoleuca isolate GR-GAL-2019-014 chromosome 11, OMel1.0, whole genome shotgun sequence contains the following coding sequences:
- the LOC130258024 gene encoding translation initiation factor IF-2-like: MHGIYWTMPEKHPCPRCCRARRGYGRLVRPARLTAFPGGSRLFPAVYLAAPAGGRSDITAAPPPSVPACLLPSFPACLLPSVPACLLPSFPACLLPSVPACLLPSVPAAAEPRPPRSRHRRAPGTGQWAGHRAPSRTSVTEHRAPGRTPRTGHRSPGTGPRAGSPGSPPALPLGPVPTHPPGCPAAAPRRPGTSTMLPPLAARTLPGPLPGHGLATAATQKGGETMSLETLAGRG; this comes from the exons ATGCACGGTATTTACTGGACAATGCCTGAAAAACACCCG TGCCCGCGGTGCTGCCGGGCGCGAAGGGGTTACGGGCGGCTGGTCCGGCCCGCCCGCCTCACCGCCTTCCCCGGCGGTTCCCGGCTGTTCCCGGCTGTTTACCTGGCAGCGCCGGCCGGAGGCCGCTCTGACATCACCGCCGCGCCCCCTCCCTCCgtccctgcctgcctccttccctccttccctgcctgcctccttccctccgtccctgcctgcctccttccctccttccctgcctgcctccttccctccgtccctgcctgcctccttccctccgTCCCTGCCGCCGCCGAGCCGCGCCCGCCGCGGAGCCGCCACCGCCGGGCCCCGGGCACCGGGCAGTGGGCTGGACATCGGGCACCGAGCCGGACATCGGTCACTGAGCACCGGGCCCCGGGCCGGACACCGCGCACCGGGCACCGGTCACCTGGCACCGGGCCCCGGGCCGGGTCCCCGGGATCGCCGCCCGCCTTGCCCCTCGGCCCGGTGCCCACGCACCCACCTGGCtgtcccgccgccgccccgcgccgcccgggGACCAGCACCATGCTGCCGCCGCTCGCCGCCCGCACCCTGCCCGGGCCGCTCCCTGGGCACGGCTTGGCCACCGCAGCCACGCAG aaagGTGGAGAGACGATGTCCCTGGAAACGCTGGCGGGCCGGGGCTGA